In a single window of the Zea mays cultivar B73 chromosome 5, Zm-B73-REFERENCE-NAM-5.0, whole genome shotgun sequence genome:
- the LOC100286206 gene encoding uncharacterized protein LOC100286206, whose protein sequence is MKHPRDIGAMPLSLALSLGAGVAPGHGSSKRPRRAAGGGDGEFVCKTCSRAFVSFQALGGHRTSHLRAGRHGLALGMPAPAPAKEAPPPATTHLCHVCGLGFQMGQALGGHMRRHREEAAATTAQAPPVLLQLFV, encoded by the coding sequence ATGAAGCACCCGAGAGACATCGGCGCCATGCCGCTCTCCCTCGCGCTGTCCCTCGGCGCCGGCGTGGCCCCCGGGCACGGCAGCAGCAAGCGGCCCCGGCGCGCGGCGGGCGGCGGGGACGGCGAGTTCGTCTGCAAGACGTGCAGCCGCGCCTTCGTCTCGTTCCAGGCGCTGGGCGGGCACCGGACAAGCCACCTGCGGGCCGGCCGGCACGGCCTTGCGCTCGGGATGCCCGCGCCGGCGCCGGCGAAGGAGGCGCCGCCGCCCGCGACGACCCACCTGTGCCACGTCTGCGGGCTCGGCTTCCAGATGGGCCAGGCGCTAGGCGGCCACATGCGGCGCCACCGCGAGGAGGCTGCCGCCACCACCGCGCAGGCGCCGCCCGTCCTCCTCCAGCTCTTCGTGTAG